In Candidatus Vicinibacter proximus, the following are encoded in one genomic region:
- a CDS encoding polyprenyl synthetase family protein: protein MSESTNLKSFPEIVNIYEHHSGLVNWDKNPTDLYAPVGYIMHQEGKKLRPAALLMIFNLWKEDLSVALNAAYGLELFHNFTLVHDDIMDDSTIRRGKETVYRKFGVNQAILSGDAMLIESCRLVSKSQEKMGVTGVLDLFLKTAMDVCEGQSLDMSFEQLEEVGLGEYLNMIRLKTSVLLGCAFQMGAKLANQREEVSEKLYELGTTLGIGFQIHDDWLDFYGDLQLTGKVKGGDILKKKKSALILAALEATEEDQKKVLLDAYHEDHPDKLETIEFRFSQLGIKEKVNEMYLAYKKKCFDMIENLPLNEAQKSRLIEFVILVLERRN, encoded by the coding sequence ATGAGTGAAAGTACAAATTTAAAATCGTTTCCTGAGATCGTTAATATCTATGAGCACCATTCCGGCTTGGTAAATTGGGATAAGAATCCGACTGATTTATATGCTCCCGTTGGTTACATCATGCATCAGGAAGGAAAGAAATTAAGACCTGCAGCTTTGCTGATGATATTTAATTTATGGAAAGAAGATTTAAGCGTGGCACTTAACGCTGCTTATGGACTTGAATTATTCCATAACTTTACTTTAGTACATGATGATATCATGGATGACTCCACGATACGCAGAGGGAAAGAAACAGTTTATAGAAAATTTGGTGTCAACCAAGCCATACTTTCAGGTGATGCAATGCTGATTGAATCGTGCCGATTGGTTTCAAAATCACAAGAAAAAATGGGGGTGACCGGTGTATTGGATTTGTTTTTAAAAACCGCCATGGATGTTTGCGAAGGGCAAAGTCTAGACATGAGTTTTGAGCAATTGGAGGAGGTGGGACTGGGTGAATATTTAAATATGATCCGATTAAAAACTTCAGTTTTACTTGGATGTGCTTTTCAAATGGGGGCAAAGTTGGCGAATCAAAGAGAGGAAGTCTCCGAAAAACTATATGAACTTGGGACAACCCTCGGCATAGGTTTCCAAATTCATGATGATTGGTTGGATTTTTATGGAGATCTACAACTTACCGGTAAAGTAAAAGGTGGGGACATTCTGAAGAAAAAAAAGTCCGCCTTAATACTGGCTGCATTGGAAGCTACGGAAGAAGATCAAAAAAAAGTTTTACTCGATGCATATCACGAAGACCATCCTGACAAACTAGAAACTATTGAATTCCGGTTTTCACAACTTGGCATCAAAGAAAAAGTAAATGAAATGTATCTGGCCTATAAAAAAAAATGTTTTGACATGATTGAAAACCTTCCGTTGAATGAGGCGCAAAAATCTAGATTAATTGAATTTGTTATCCTGGTATTGGAACGTAGAAACTAA
- a CDS encoding sigma-54-dependent Fis family transcriptional regulator, whose protein sequence is MARILIVDDEQSIRRVLRDILELEKYQVDEAVDGLDCLVKLKQNEYDAIILDIKMPKMDGMEALDKIQQLATDTPIVMISGHATIDTAVEAVKRGAYDFISKPPDLNRLLITLRNAIDKSSLISEKKSLQKKVSKFKTQEIVGESKSIMKVRDTIELVAPTDARVLITGQNGTGKELVARWIHEKSNRSKGNIVEVNCAAIPSELIESELFGHEKGSFTSAIKQRLGKFELANGGTLFLDEIGDMSLSAQAKVLRALQENKITRVGGDKEISVDVRVIAATNKDLREEIARGKFREDLYHRLAVIIIEVPSLNERVEDIPILTEHFMEHICHEYGMPPKRIEDSAIEELQKYNWTGNIRELRNVVERLIILSKQKISRKEVLDFVIPASQRHNKFKELFEQFDTVQELNDFIRKEFTAYKSEI, encoded by the coding sequence ATGGCGAGAATATTAATTGTTGATGATGAACAGAGTATCCGCAGGGTGCTCAGGGATATTTTAGAGTTAGAGAAATACCAGGTAGACGAGGCCGTTGATGGTTTGGATTGTCTGGTAAAACTCAAACAAAACGAATACGATGCCATCATTTTGGACATAAAAATGCCAAAAATGGACGGCATGGAAGCCTTGGATAAAATCCAACAATTGGCAACAGACACGCCGATTGTGATGATAAGTGGCCATGCAACCATCGATACTGCGGTAGAAGCGGTTAAAAGAGGAGCGTATGATTTTATATCCAAACCACCGGATCTTAATCGACTTTTGATTACCCTAAGAAACGCGATTGACAAATCGTCCCTGATCAGCGAAAAGAAATCTCTTCAAAAGAAGGTTTCTAAATTTAAAACACAGGAGATTGTTGGTGAATCCAAATCCATCATGAAGGTTAGGGATACCATAGAGTTGGTAGCACCGACAGATGCAAGAGTTTTGATCACAGGGCAAAATGGTACGGGTAAAGAATTGGTTGCCAGATGGATTCACGAAAAAAGTAATCGTTCAAAGGGAAATATTGTCGAAGTGAATTGTGCGGCAATTCCTTCAGAGTTAATTGAATCAGAATTGTTTGGCCACGAAAAAGGTTCTTTTACTTCAGCCATAAAGCAGCGTTTGGGAAAATTTGAATTGGCCAATGGAGGAACTTTATTCCTGGATGAAATAGGGGACATGAGTCTTTCTGCACAAGCCAAAGTACTTAGGGCCTTGCAAGAGAATAAAATTACCCGTGTTGGTGGCGACAAGGAAATTTCTGTCGATGTAAGAGTAATTGCTGCAACAAATAAGGACCTGCGAGAAGAAATTGCAAGAGGGAAATTTAGAGAGGATCTTTACCATAGATTGGCGGTAATTATCATAGAAGTACCTTCATTAAATGAACGGGTGGAAGACATTCCAATTCTTACGGAACATTTTATGGAGCACATTTGTCATGAATACGGCATGCCACCAAAAAGAATTGAAGATTCTGCCATTGAGGAATTGCAAAAATATAATTGGACAGGAAATATTCGTGAGCTGAGGAACGTGGTAGAAAGGTTAATTATCTTAAGCAAGCAAAAAATAAGCAGAAAAGAAGTACTTGATTTTGTTATTCCGGCCAGTCAAAGACACAATAAGTTTAAGGAATTATTTGAGCAATTTGATACAGTTCAGGAATTAAATGATTTTATTCGTAAGGAGTTTACTGCTTATAAATCGGAAATTTAA
- a CDS encoding T9SS type A sorting domain-containing protein produces MIFLMKSKAFINLVVAHCNLILFFFVLCGFLWSSGLNAQQKIDGSFSLNGATPQKYSLYLASGFKSGGNAVLAFHPLNTARWNGQSWRDTLVAFAEINNVLLICPDGGSDGRVNDDEDTSFTTALLDSVSTWYTYRKDLLVGMGFSWGGLTTYTYGLSHPEKFKGLIPIGAAINGDAEIKNLAVNAHSKNIYIIHGAQDIPQTRYYPALQTFSKTSACVEDTLMSGIGHTIDFPRRNQILTAAYQWILSNNCKVTGIDLPTNAEKSVDFKISFFQQKLMVEILNEKESPLSILDMNGKLLATKLPTKGLNTYDIHLNSGIYLAQYSGRSVQFLVP; encoded by the coding sequence ATGATTTTTTTAATGAAAAGTAAAGCATTTATCAATTTGGTAGTTGCACATTGCAATTTAATACTTTTCTTTTTTGTTTTGTGTGGCTTTCTTTGGTCATCAGGTCTGAATGCCCAACAAAAAATAGATGGAAGTTTTTCTTTGAATGGAGCTACCCCGCAAAAGTATTCGCTCTACCTCGCTTCTGGCTTTAAATCAGGAGGAAATGCGGTATTGGCCTTCCATCCATTGAATACTGCAAGATGGAATGGTCAATCTTGGAGGGATACATTGGTCGCATTCGCGGAAATCAATAATGTTTTGCTAATTTGCCCGGATGGTGGATCAGATGGCAGAGTAAACGATGACGAAGATACCTCCTTCACCACCGCATTACTTGATTCAGTGAGTACATGGTATACTTACCGAAAAGACTTACTGGTCGGAATGGGATTTTCCTGGGGAGGATTAACGACTTATACTTATGGTCTTAGCCATCCTGAAAAATTCAAAGGACTCATACCCATTGGAGCGGCCATCAATGGCGATGCAGAAATTAAAAACCTGGCTGTAAATGCCCATTCTAAAAATATCTATATCATTCACGGAGCCCAGGATATACCCCAAACCAGATATTATCCGGCCCTGCAGACATTTTCTAAGACCTCGGCTTGTGTGGAGGATACTTTAATGTCCGGGATCGGTCACACCATTGATTTTCCAAGGCGAAATCAGATTCTTACCGCGGCATATCAATGGATATTGAGCAATAATTGCAAGGTTACCGGTATCGACCTTCCCACCAATGCTGAGAAATCAGTTGACTTTAAGATTAGTTTCTTTCAGCAAAAACTAATGGTAGAAATATTAAACGAAAAGGAGAGTCCACTTAGCATTTTGGATATGAATGGTAAACTTTTGGCCACAAAGCTTCCAACTAAAGGCTTAAATACCTACGACATACATCTCAATAGTGGTATATACCTGGCTCAATATTCGGGGAGATCGGTGCAGTTTTTAGTGCCCTGA
- the recR gene encoding recombination protein RecR: protein MKYTSKLMQDAVEALSMLPGVGKKTALRLAIFLAQQDSAKGHRLASAITDMLDQMQVCKFCFSYSDKEICEICSNPVRDQTTICVIESIRDLMAIEETQQYKGLYHVLGGLISPIEGIGPDKLNIHDLLKRIQEKQPKEIIMAIRPSIEGDTTVYYITKQVNTDQTKISLIARGISFGSELEYADEFTLSRSIAARTPYFIKDNSTV, encoded by the coding sequence ATGAAATATACATCCAAGCTAATGCAGGATGCCGTGGAGGCCTTAAGCATGCTTCCCGGAGTAGGGAAAAAGACTGCGCTCAGGTTGGCTATTTTTTTGGCCCAGCAGGATTCTGCTAAAGGCCACAGATTGGCTTCCGCCATAACCGACATGCTGGATCAGATGCAGGTGTGTAAGTTTTGCTTTTCGTATTCCGATAAAGAAATTTGTGAAATTTGTTCGAATCCTGTACGAGACCAGACCACCATTTGCGTTATAGAATCCATAAGAGATCTAATGGCCATTGAAGAAACACAACAATACAAAGGCTTGTATCATGTTTTGGGAGGATTGATCTCTCCTATTGAAGGGATTGGACCGGATAAACTGAACATCCATGACTTACTCAAAAGAATTCAGGAAAAACAGCCAAAGGAAATTATAATGGCCATACGCCCAAGTATTGAAGGTGATACAACGGTTTATTACATTACCAAACAAGTAAATACAGATCAAACCAAAATCAGTCTGATCGCCAGAGGGATTTCCTTTGGCTCTGAATTGGAGTATGCGGATGAATTTACTTTAAGCAGATCCATAGCCGCAAGAACGCCATATTTTATAAAAGACAATTCCACAGTTTGA
- a CDS encoding amidohydrolase, giving the protein MEITSDYIKSLAERIGPEIINIRRDLHKHPELSFQEHRTSALIGQILTDWGVEYTTGWAKTGIVGQITGGLTSDKVIAIRADMDALPITEKTDLPFSSVHEGIMHSCGHDVHMSCLLGAIYILNHTKSSWGGIVKFIFQPGEEKLPGGASFLIEEGVLTNPKPDLILGQHVQPNMEAGTAGICPGNSMASCDEIYITITGKGGHAGMPHLCIDPIQVASHFLIASQSLISKEKAPFAPAVLSFGKVNTLGGATNIIPDEIRLEGTLRCMDEELRIHLWERIKVLLKAQCAAFGADFVLNIEKGYPCLINQVEASGQWIKYAADYIGNENIMHVPPRLTSEDFAYYSQQIPACFYRLGTGRSSNVHTPEFKVDEHAITTGAGLMAWLSIRFLQYT; this is encoded by the coding sequence ATGGAAATTACATCAGATTATATAAAATCATTAGCAGAGCGTATTGGTCCTGAAATCATCAACATCAGAAGAGATCTACATAAACATCCTGAGTTGTCTTTCCAAGAACACAGAACTTCTGCTTTAATTGGTCAAATCCTTACCGACTGGGGGGTGGAATACACAACTGGTTGGGCCAAAACAGGCATTGTTGGACAAATTACCGGTGGGCTCACATCGGACAAAGTAATTGCTATCCGTGCCGATATGGATGCTTTACCCATCACAGAAAAAACGGACCTTCCGTTTTCCTCTGTACACGAAGGTATAATGCATTCCTGCGGACATGACGTACACATGAGTTGTTTGCTCGGGGCCATTTATATTTTAAATCATACCAAATCCTCATGGGGTGGGATTGTAAAATTTATTTTCCAACCAGGTGAAGAGAAATTGCCGGGAGGAGCCTCTTTTTTAATAGAAGAAGGGGTTTTGACAAATCCAAAGCCTGATCTCATCTTAGGTCAACATGTTCAACCCAATATGGAGGCCGGAACTGCCGGAATATGTCCAGGAAATTCAATGGCATCCTGCGATGAGATCTACATTACCATAACCGGAAAGGGGGGACACGCGGGTATGCCGCATTTATGTATTGATCCGATCCAGGTTGCATCCCATTTTCTTATAGCTTCCCAATCCTTAATCAGTAAGGAAAAAGCACCGTTTGCCCCAGCAGTACTCAGTTTTGGCAAGGTGAATACCCTTGGAGGCGCGACAAACATCATTCCGGATGAAATTCGCTTGGAAGGTACACTCCGTTGTATGGATGAAGAATTAAGAATACACCTTTGGGAAAGAATAAAGGTTTTATTAAAAGCACAGTGTGCTGCATTTGGTGCTGATTTTGTTTTGAACATAGAGAAAGGTTATCCGTGTTTGATTAACCAGGTAGAGGCTTCGGGCCAATGGATTAAGTACGCTGCAGATTATATTGGAAATGAGAATATTATGCATGTTCCTCCTCGACTGACTTCAGAAGATTTTGCCTATTATAGTCAGCAAATTCCGGCTTGTTTTTACCGGTTGGGAACCGGACGCTCTTCTAATGTGCATACTCCGGAATTCAAGGTGGATGAGCACGCAATTACAACCGGAGCAGGTTTAATGGCCTGGTTAAGCATACGTTTTTTACAATACACATAA
- a CDS encoding amidohydrolase, translating to MKKQLGLLLFALLFSFCACKVKENADLILLNGAIYTADSLDHVFSAMAIGKDKVMAIGSDKEMMMLKSENTKTIDLGGKFVMPGLNEGHAHFLALGKSMINIDLQETRSWEEIVLKVAVKTKQLPVGAWIEGRGWHQDKWKASSDLKFNGYPYHDLLSAASPAHPVVLYHASGHALIANGKAMELSGINQETTSPVGGRIVKDKQGKLTGVFEENAMGLIERALDEYEQKSSPQEVYELVKKQVRMAVEKSLEYGITSFQDAGSSLKQINLLHSLSEKGEIPIRLNVMFYENPESAIKKMDSLPFHSYNQEMFRAASIKAYVDGALGSYGAWLQEDYADNPGVKGQTLVPVEMLANLAVKAKSLGLQVCMHAIGDKGNNEVLNIYEKAGIGPENRWRIEHAQHLHREDIPRFNALGVIASMQAIHCTSDAPFVVKRLGQERAKSSSYIWRSLLDAGVHFANGTDAPVEKINPFECIYAAITRKRLDNGMEFFPEEKMTRTEALKSYTIWNAYASFEENLKGNLVPGKKADFIVLDKNLLQCPDLEVPLTKVLSVYIDGKKIR from the coding sequence ATGAAAAAACAACTCGGTCTATTACTATTTGCTTTATTATTTTCTTTTTGCGCATGCAAAGTAAAGGAAAATGCAGATCTCATCCTGCTAAATGGTGCAATTTATACTGCGGACAGTCTTGATCATGTTTTTTCAGCCATGGCCATAGGAAAGGATAAAGTAATGGCCATAGGTTCGGATAAGGAGATGATGATGTTGAAATCCGAAAATACAAAAACGATTGACCTGGGAGGAAAATTTGTCATGCCGGGATTAAATGAAGGCCACGCGCATTTTTTGGCACTTGGGAAAAGCATGATTAACATAGATTTACAAGAAACTCGTTCGTGGGAGGAAATTGTTCTTAAGGTTGCTGTTAAAACCAAGCAATTGCCTGTTGGGGCATGGATTGAAGGCCGTGGATGGCATCAGGACAAATGGAAGGCTTCTTCGGATTTAAAATTTAATGGCTACCCATACCATGATTTGCTTTCTGCAGCCAGTCCTGCGCATCCTGTGGTACTTTATCATGCAAGTGGTCATGCGCTTATTGCTAATGGAAAGGCAATGGAATTGTCCGGAATAAATCAAGAAACTACTTCTCCGGTTGGCGGAAGAATTGTGAAGGATAAACAAGGCAAACTCACCGGTGTTTTTGAGGAAAATGCCATGGGGTTAATAGAAAGGGCGCTGGATGAATATGAACAAAAAAGTTCGCCGCAGGAAGTGTATGAATTGGTGAAGAAACAGGTAAGAATGGCGGTTGAAAAATCCCTGGAATATGGCATTACCAGTTTTCAGGATGCCGGAAGTAGTCTGAAGCAAATCAATTTGTTACACAGTCTTTCTGAGAAGGGAGAAATTCCCATTAGATTAAATGTCATGTTTTATGAAAATCCTGAATCTGCTATTAAAAAAATGGATTCTCTGCCATTTCATAGTTACAATCAGGAAATGTTTCGCGCAGCTTCCATTAAAGCCTATGTGGATGGGGCATTAGGCTCTTATGGTGCCTGGCTTCAGGAAGACTATGCAGACAACCCCGGCGTAAAAGGGCAGACATTGGTTCCTGTTGAAATGCTTGCAAACCTTGCTGTTAAAGCAAAGTCCCTGGGCCTTCAGGTTTGTATGCACGCCATAGGGGACAAAGGCAATAATGAAGTCTTGAATATTTATGAAAAAGCAGGAATAGGTCCGGAAAACAGATGGCGGATCGAACACGCACAACATTTACACAGAGAAGATATTCCAAGGTTTAATGCGCTTGGTGTAATTGCATCCATGCAAGCCATACATTGTACAAGTGATGCGCCTTTTGTGGTCAAACGTCTTGGGCAGGAAAGAGCCAAATCCAGTTCTTATATTTGGAGGTCTCTACTGGATGCAGGCGTTCACTTTGCGAATGGCACAGATGCCCCTGTAGAAAAGATTAATCCTTTTGAGTGCATTTATGCCGCCATAACCCGTAAAAGATTGGATAACGGAATGGAATTTTTTCCAGAAGAGAAAATGACGCGCACCGAAGCTTTGAAATCTTACACCATTTGGAATGCTTATGCCTCTTTTGAGGAAAACCTAAAAGGTAACTTAGTCCCCGGAAAAAAAGCTGATTTTATAGTCTTAGACAAAAATCTACTCCAATGCCCAGATCTGGAAGTACCGCTTACAAAAGTATTGTCCGTTTATATAGATGGCAAGAAAATCCGTTAA
- a CDS encoding glycosyltransferase, with product MKLSIIIVNYNVRHFLEHALSSVLVALQRIQGEIIVVDNSSMDDSCTMVKSLFPQVKLIESSVNLGFSKANNLALAEAKGEYILFLNPDTVVSEDCFQKCCKFMDEHPEAGALGVKMIDGSGKILPESKRGFPTTWVSFCKVTGLNQLFPKSKFFNGYYMGQLDYASDHRVDILTGAFFFTRKSILNLIGGFDEAFFMYGEDIDLSHRIILAGYQNYYLADTSIIHYKGESTKKSNLNYYHSFYQAMLIFSKKYFKSNGLNGFLFFIRCGILLKGLLSWLRNLLLTLSMPILDALVMLSGIFLIKKVWSLVYFKNTYYFSSLAFWANAALFTSIWLISFFLSGVYEKRFKSKDLLLSVISGFGLNLVIYSLLPETLRSSRMILLFSFAFVLLYAILSRMILNKLALNFWGIGSHQRKNIVIVGEPEEMIKANDILKVSRLDYLIVSRVQSEQLSANNDYWKKLVKELKVNELIFCPSVSSLKNVMNIMSGLPEQIEVKMLTESGRGLIGSPSKNNPAELYTLDLQYPLNQKVTRRQKRVFDICFSLGLLMFGWIFIFLQSNKQKFIQNIWACLIGSKSWVGYSSELAQDLKIPVIKKGILAPTAVTQSAETLDLSHQITTYYALYYSVWMDLDVCLKNINKLDA from the coding sequence TTGAAACTGTCCATTATAATTGTCAATTACAATGTGAGGCATTTTCTGGAACATGCTCTGAGTTCGGTTTTGGTGGCCTTGCAGAGAATTCAAGGTGAAATTATTGTGGTAGACAACTCTTCAATGGACGACTCCTGCACCATGGTGAAGAGCCTTTTTCCTCAAGTTAAATTGATCGAATCTTCAGTTAATTTGGGTTTTTCTAAAGCCAATAATTTAGCTCTTGCGGAAGCGAAAGGAGAGTACATACTTTTTCTGAATCCCGACACTGTGGTTTCAGAGGATTGCTTTCAAAAATGTTGCAAGTTTATGGATGAGCATCCGGAGGCAGGAGCACTTGGCGTAAAAATGATCGATGGAAGCGGTAAAATTCTGCCTGAATCCAAAAGAGGTTTTCCTACCACCTGGGTTTCCTTTTGTAAAGTGACGGGATTGAACCAGTTGTTCCCAAAATCAAAATTCTTCAATGGCTATTACATGGGACAATTGGATTATGCATCTGATCATCGTGTAGATATTCTAACCGGCGCTTTTTTCTTTACCCGAAAATCCATACTGAATCTAATCGGAGGATTTGACGAAGCTTTTTTTATGTATGGTGAAGACATTGATCTGTCCCATCGAATCATTCTTGCAGGTTACCAAAATTATTACCTGGCGGATACATCCATAATTCACTACAAAGGGGAAAGTACCAAAAAATCAAACCTGAATTATTACCACAGCTTCTATCAGGCCATGTTGATTTTTTCAAAAAAATATTTCAAAAGTAATGGACTGAATGGTTTTTTATTTTTTATCCGTTGTGGAATTTTATTGAAAGGTTTATTGTCGTGGCTGCGCAATTTGTTGCTTACGCTAAGTATGCCGATCTTAGATGCTTTGGTGATGTTAAGTGGGATTTTTCTCATCAAAAAAGTATGGTCGCTGGTTTATTTTAAAAATACCTATTATTTTTCTTCTCTTGCTTTCTGGGCCAATGCAGCTCTATTTACAAGTATCTGGCTGATCTCTTTTTTTCTTTCAGGAGTTTATGAAAAGCGATTTAAGTCAAAAGATCTTTTGCTTAGTGTAATATCAGGTTTTGGATTGAATTTAGTGATTTACTCCTTGTTGCCGGAAACTTTGCGCTCTTCCAGAATGATCTTATTGTTTTCTTTTGCATTCGTGTTGTTGTATGCAATACTAAGCAGAATGATTTTAAACAAGCTGGCCTTGAATTTTTGGGGAATCGGAAGTCACCAGAGAAAAAACATTGTCATAGTAGGTGAGCCAGAAGAAATGATAAAGGCTAATGATATACTGAAAGTTTCCAGGCTGGATTATTTAATTGTGAGTAGAGTGCAATCCGAACAGCTCAGCGCCAACAACGACTATTGGAAAAAATTAGTAAAGGAATTAAAAGTGAATGAATTGATTTTTTGTCCTTCCGTTTCTTCGTTAAAAAATGTAATGAACATCATGTCCGGACTTCCGGAACAAATTGAAGTGAAGATGCTGACAGAAAGTGGAAGAGGATTGATCGGAAGCCCTTCTAAAAATAATCCGGCGGAATTGTATACTTTAGATTTGCAATACCCTTTAAATCAAAAAGTGACACGCAGACAAAAAAGAGTTTTTGATATTTGCTTTTCCTTGGGTTTGCTAATGTTTGGTTGGATTTTTATTTTTTTACAATCCAATAAGCAAAAGTTTATACAAAATATTTGGGCATGTTTGATTGGTTCAAAATCATGGGTTGGATATTCATCGGAATTGGCTCAGGATTTAAAAATACCTGTGATCAAAAAAGGAATACTTGCCCCAACTGCAGTCACCCAAAGTGCAGAAACATTGGATCTGTCTCATCAAATTACCACTTACTATGCTTTATATTACTCTGTTTGGATGGATTTGGATGTTTGTCTTAAAAATATCAATAAATTAGATGCCTGA
- a CDS encoding TIGR00730 family Rossman fold protein, translating to MKSMKQWSQLKAENSWTMFKVLAELVDGFETMQRLGPCVSIFGSARVVPGHKHYELARSIANRLTEEGFGVITGGGPGIMEAANRGASEKNGISVGLNISLPFEQFTNQYIDKDKNLHHRYFFVRKVMFVKYSQAFIALPGGFGTMDELFEVLTLTQTGKINKVPIILVGTEFWRPMKDWITEVMDKEFGYISSGDINYLPLVDEPEQVVKIINDFYGGDGSKGLRPTFEL from the coding sequence ATGAAATCAATGAAACAATGGAGTCAACTGAAAGCGGAAAACAGTTGGACTATGTTCAAAGTATTGGCTGAACTCGTGGATGGATTTGAAACCATGCAACGATTAGGCCCTTGTGTTTCTATTTTTGGATCAGCCAGAGTAGTTCCCGGTCATAAGCATTATGAATTGGCAAGAAGTATAGCTAATCGACTTACCGAAGAGGGTTTTGGCGTGATTACAGGCGGAGGTCCCGGCATCATGGAAGCAGCCAACAGGGGAGCTTCCGAGAAGAATGGAATATCGGTAGGCTTGAATATATCTTTACCTTTTGAACAGTTCACTAATCAATACATTGACAAGGACAAGAATTTGCACCACAGGTATTTTTTTGTAAGAAAAGTGATGTTTGTAAAATATTCTCAGGCGTTCATTGCCCTGCCGGGTGGTTTTGGAACCATGGATGAATTATTTGAAGTCCTAACCCTGACCCAGACCGGAAAGATCAATAAAGTCCCAATTATTTTGGTTGGTACAGAGTTTTGGAGACCAATGAAAGACTGGATAACTGAAGTTATGGACAAGGAGTTTGGTTACATCTCATCAGGGGATATTAATTATCTGCCTTTGGTGGATGAACCGGAACAAGTGGTAAAAATTATCAACGATTTCTATGGCGGAGACGGGTCAAAAGGATTGAGACCTACATTTGAACTATAG
- a CDS encoding 2-oxo acid dehydrogenase subunit E2 — MADIIRMPRLSDTMQTGFIRTWHKKVGDSVKPGDVMAEVETDKATMDLEAFQEGVILHIAVPEGNVDVDGIIAIIGKPGEDFSSLLSGSSKETAAAPIVESFAAQPSSVSPPVAVVGSAEPQRIKASPLAKSIAKESGVDLTTVKGTGENGRIVKKDIESTISAPVKSKPAVGTSIAYESKGDREVLVSQMRKTIATRLAESKFSAPHFYLKTEIDMDQCVVARNQINKMATAKISFNDFITKAVAAAIRLNPGVNVSWYGDKMVFHNDIHIGVAVAIEDGLVVPVIRNTDQKSLSQINAEVADKAVRAKERKLGLDEMQGNTFTISNLGMYDIEDFTAIINPPDACILAVGSIAKKPAVKDDQIVISHRMKVCLSCDHRAVDGATGAKFLQSLKAFLEQPVNMIL; from the coding sequence ATGGCTGATATCATTAGAATGCCCAGATTGAGCGACACGATGCAAACAGGGTTTATAAGAACATGGCATAAAAAAGTTGGTGACTCCGTCAAACCAGGCGATGTAATGGCAGAAGTGGAGACCGATAAAGCAACCATGGATCTGGAAGCTTTTCAGGAGGGCGTAATTTTGCATATTGCTGTTCCGGAAGGGAATGTAGATGTAGATGGTATCATCGCTATCATTGGAAAGCCGGGTGAAGATTTTAGCAGCCTGCTCAGTGGTTCATCTAAAGAAACCGCAGCTGCACCGATTGTTGAAAGTTTTGCTGCTCAGCCATCCAGTGTTTCCCCACCCGTTGCAGTGGTCGGTTCTGCAGAACCCCAAAGAATTAAAGCATCTCCTTTGGCAAAATCCATTGCAAAAGAAAGCGGAGTCGATTTAACTACGGTGAAAGGTACCGGGGAAAATGGCAGAATAGTTAAAAAAGATATTGAGAGCACTATCTCAGCGCCTGTAAAAAGCAAGCCGGCTGTGGGTACTTCTATTGCATATGAATCAAAGGGAGATCGTGAAGTGTTGGTTAGTCAAATGCGTAAAACGATTGCCACCAGATTGGCAGAAAGCAAATTTTCCGCTCCCCATTTCTATCTCAAAACCGAGATCGATATGGATCAATGTGTAGTCGCCAGAAATCAAATTAACAAAATGGCTACTGCTAAAATTTCTTTCAATGATTTTATCACCAAAGCTGTAGCTGCTGCAATAAGATTAAATCCCGGGGTGAATGTTTCCTGGTATGGCGATAAGATGGTCTTCCACAACGACATTCACATTGGTGTGGCAGTGGCAATAGAAGACGGACTTGTGGTTCCTGTAATCAGAAACACTGATCAAAAAAGTCTCAGTCAGATTAATGCGGAAGTGGCTGACAAGGCAGTCCGTGCTAAAGAACGAAAGCTAGGACTTGACGAAATGCAGGGGAATACCTTTACCATTTCCAATTTAGGGATGTATGACATAGAGGATTTCACGGCCATAATCAATCCGCCAGATGCTTGTATACTTGCCGTTGGGTCTATTGCTAAAAAGCCTGCAGTTAAGGATGACCAAATCGTAATTTCACATCGGATGAAGGTGTGTCTTTCCTGTGATCACCGTGCAGTAGATGGTGCAACAGGCGCAAAGTTCCTTCAAAGTCTTAAGGCGTTTTTGGAGCAACCGGTGAACATGATTCTCTAA